From Salvelinus fontinalis isolate EN_2023a chromosome 30, ASM2944872v1, whole genome shotgun sequence, one genomic window encodes:
- the LOC129829257 gene encoding disintegrin and metalloproteinase domain-containing protein 8-like, whose protein sequence is MRYTLYIFLLCITYCVVLVKGARTLDHVERYDVVRPQRLTGRVKRSIFSNQVYPDGLQYVLTISGENYTIHLDKNRQLIGRHYTETNYSEDGKRVTTFPNYEDHCYYHGHIQGIEDSSVSVGICSGISGFVRAEQKVYLIEPLGDSADGEHALYRQEHLRANRASCGHSNDSTVYDHDQGPAPRLSGLFKSKGWKSKPITGPERFVEMYLVADYTESKIFGSETKARMLEIANHVDKLYRPLNIRVMLVGLEMWTTRDHIDVTASPENTLDRFLQWRQDDLLKRVKHDNAQFVTGKDFLGDTVGLANKLAMCTGSSGAVNQDHNRNPIGIASTIAHEMGHNLGMSHDTSGCTCGTSLYNDNCVMADRLRSVYPELFSGCSQEQLSDFLERANPSCLLDTPGSDRLYVGPACGNAFLDPGEECDCGTVEECKNPCCDPTTCRLTEGSSCDHGTCCENCQLKQATSLCRTASSDCDLAEYCTGTSEHCPEDTFKMNGKPCNYSQGYCYNGQCPTLQQHCKRLWGPAAQVGTDSCFNLNLGGIEGAHCGRTKYGFARCTPQNIKCGTLFCSGGDEYPITGQKASYTMRGTCNIAVDQDKIRALDMVPTGTKCGMNEVCYDHKCQDVKVYGQTEDCSSKCHNNGICNNKGQCHCNPGWAPPYCDVKYSDVPQDQFGVVAGVSAAIAVLLLLTFLVAGLMCCKKDKRENYISKRKAHSTPGQLNPMFQERSGKGNPLSKPPQISQPTFMESSATQACTPLSVTVVPSRPPPQPPKSLPAVLPQSCIEPTKPLPPPKPLPTLSSTPKIKHVVLVPPVKATAPMVPSKYPQQTSGGAGHKIALKPPPMPRR, encoded by the exons ATGCGATACACTCTATATATATTCCTGTTATGCATCACCTATTGTG TTGTACTGGTCAAGGGCGCACGGACATTAGATCATGTGGAGCGCTACGATGTCGTCCGACCTCAGAGACTGACTGGTCGGGTCAAAAGAAGCATTTTCTCAAACCAG GTTTATCCTGATGGGCTACAATATGTATTAACCATTTCTGGAGAGAACTACACAATTCATCTTGACAAGAATAG GCAACTTATTGGGAGGCATTACACTGAAACGAACTATTCTGAAGATGGAAAGCGGGTGACAACATTTCCAAATTATGAG GACCACTGCTATTATCATGGTCATATTCAAGGCATTGAAGATTCATCCGTTAGTGTTGGAATCTGTTCTGGCATTAG TGGCTTTGTGAGGGCTGAGCAGAAGGTCTACTTGATTGAGCCTTTAGGAGACTCTGCCGATGGGGAGCATGCTCTGTACAGGCAGGAGCACCTCAGAGCCAACAGGGCCAGCTGTGGTCACTCCAACGACAGCACGGTCTATGACCATGACCAGGGCCCGGCCCCCAGACTCTCGGGCCTCTTCAAGTCCAAAGGCTGG AAAAGTAAACCCATCACTGGGCCTGAAAGATTTGTGGAGATGTATCTGGTGGCTGACTACACAGAG tcCAAAATATTTGGAAGCGAAACCAAAGCTCGGATGCTGGAAATTGCCAATCATGTTGATAAG TTGTATCGGCCATTGAACATCCGGGTCATGCTGGTGGGGTTGGAGATGTGGACTACCAGGGATCACATTGACGTCACAGCCAGTCCTGAGAACACCCTGGATAGGTTTCTCCAGTGGCGTCAAGACGACCTTCTAAAGAGGGtaaagcatgacaatgcccagtTTGTCAC TGGTAAAGATTTCTTGGGCGATACTGTCGGACTGGCAAATAAACTTGCCATGTGCACTGGAAGTTCAGGTGCAGTCAACCAGGACCACAATAGAAACCCAATTGGCATTGCCTCGACCATCGCTCATGAGATGGGCCACAACCTGGGCATGTCCCATGATACTTCAGGCTGCACCTGTGGGACATCGCTGTACAACGACAACTGTGTCATGGCAGATCGGCTCAG GTCAGTGTACCCAGAGCTGTTCAGTGGCTGCAGTCAGGAGCAGCTGAGTGACTTCCTGGAGAGAGCCAATCCCAGCTGTCTGCTGGACACACCCGGCTCTGACAGGCTGTATGTGGGGCCTGCCTGTGGCAATGCCTTCCTGGACCCTGGAGAGGAGTGTGACTGTGGAACTGTGGAG GAGTGTAAGAATCCCTGCTGTGACCCCACAACCTGTCGCCTCACTGAGGGGTCCAGCTGTGATCATGGAACATGCTGCGAAAACTGCCAA CTTAAACAGGCAACCAGTTTGTGTAGAACAGCTTCCAGTGATTGTGACCTGGCAGAGTATTGCACTGGAACTTCAGAGCATTGCCCAGAAGATACCTTCAAAATGAACGGGAAACCTTGCAACTATAGTCAGGGGTACTGCTACAATGGGCAATGCCCAACACTTCAGCAACACTGCAAGAGACTGTGGGGACCAG CGGCACAAGTAGGCACGGATTCCTGCTTTAATCTAAACCTGGGTGGCATCGAAGGAGCCCACTGCGGAAGGACCAAATACGGCTTTGCGCGTTGCACGCCACA GAATATAAAATGTGGAACGCTATTTTGCTCGGGAGGGGATGAGTATCCCATCACTGGGCAGAAGGCCTCCTATACAATGAGGGGAACATGCAACATAGCAGTGGACCAGGATAAGATAAGAGCCCTCGACATGGTCCCGACAGGAACCAAATGTGGAATGAATGAG GTTTGCTATGATCACAAATGCCAAGATGTCAAAGTCTATGGTCAAACGGAGGACTGTTCATCAAAATGCCACAACAATGGG ATTTGCAACAACAAGGGACAGTGCCACTGTAACCCAGGTTGGGCTCCACCCTACTGTGACGTCAAGTATTCAGACGTGCCTCAAG ACCAGTTTGGGGTGGTAGCTGGTGTCTCTGCAGCGATAGCTGTCTTGTTGCTGCTTACTTTCCTGGTTGCAGGACTGATGTGCTGCAAGAAGGACAAGAGAGAGAACTACATTTCCAAAAG GAAAGCCCACTCTACTCCGGGCCAGTTGAACCCAATGTtccaggagaggagtggaaagggtAATCCTCTTAGCAAGCCCCCCCAAATCAGCCAACCCACCTTCATGGAGTCATCTGCAACACAAGCCTGCACCCCTCTGTCTGTCACTGTGGTCCCTTCCAGGCCCCCTCCACAG CCACCAAAGAGCTTGCCTGCAGTGCTGCCACAGTCTTGCATTGAACCG ACTAAACCCCTACCTCCACCAAAGCCTTTGCCGACTCTGAGTAGCACACCG aAAATCAAGCATGTTGTCCTAGTGCCACCAGTCAAGGCCACAGCACCAATGGTACCCAGCAAATACCCACAG CAGACCTCAGGAGGAGCAGGCCACAAGATTGCACTGAAGCCTCCCCCCATGCCACGTCGATGA
- the LOC129829258 gene encoding inhibitor of nuclear factor kappa-B kinase subunit alpha-like isoform X2 translates to MDKPPFRQNQNCGNWELKERLGMGGFAHVYLYQHHDTSEKIAVKMCRLELTARNKDRWSREIQIMKKLNNLNVVTARDVPEEMKHIALNDLPLLAMEYCSKGDLRKMLSKPENCCGLKESEVLSLLNDVGSGIQYLHENKIIHRDLKPENIVLQEVNGKLVHKIIDLGYAKDLDQGSLCTSFVGTLQYLAPELFENKPYTVTVDYWSFGTMIFECSCGFRPFLHNLQPVQWASKVRNKGPKDIMAVEELNGEVRFSTHLPYPNNLSRTLLEPMEMLLQLMLKWDPVQRGGKTNADSKKPLCFEVLEQILCMRVVHILNMTTAQVHSFQLAPDESLHSLQRRIETETKIELVNQELLQETGVSLDPRKPAAQCVLDGVRGWDSYIIYLFDKSLTKYSGPFSARQLPDKVNTIVREAKSPLPLVVLKKVWGEAVSYICGLKDDYSRLFQGQRAAMLSLLRYNTNLTRCKNGMFAFSQQLKAKLDFFKSSIQYDLEKYSDQMHYGISSEKMLKAWQENEEKAAAYAQVAEVSHLDEEIMSLHSEIVELQRSPYARRQGDIMEQLEDKAIELYKQLKMKCRTPDPGVSSDSSEMVKAIIQTVQNQDKVLRDLYTHLSKILLSKQKIIDLFPRIEKTLENIKDADNTVMQMQIKRQREFWHLLKIACAQNSARNSIAASPESSNPLQVSQWAQSAQPISSPHPLTSLPGPNDSDAAPQLLQENQKYLSQLTSLMQEAADEQSKSVVDQDWSWTKYETSTKLQKRNV, encoded by the exons GTTGAATAATCTCAATGTAGTGACAGCCAGAGACGTGCCAGAGGAGATGAAGCACATTGCCTTAAATGACCTTCCACTGCTGGCCATGGAGTACTGTTCCAAGGGAGACCTCAGAAAG ATGCTGAGCAAGCCTGAAAATTGCTGTGGACTGAAAGAAAGTGAAGTACTTTCCCTGCTCAATGacgttg GTTCAGGCATCCAGTATTTGCATGAAAACAAGATCATACACAGAGACCTTAAACCAGAAAACATAGTGCTCCAGGAAGTCAATGGAAAG TTGGTTCACAAAATTATAGACTTGGGCTATGCCAAAGACTTGGACCAGGGGAGTCTGTGCACTTCATTTGTGGGAACACTACAATACCTG GCCCCTGAATTATTTGAGAATAAGCCTTACACTGTCACAGTGGACTACTGGAGTTTTGGCACAATGATATTTGAATGCAGTTGTGGGTTCCGGCCTTTTCTGCACAATCTTCAGCCTGTCCAGTG GGCCAGCAAAGTGCGGAACAAAGGTCCCAAAGACATCATGGCTGTGGAGGAATTGAATGGGGAAGTCAGATTCTCCACACATCTACCATACCCCAACAATCTGAGCAG AACACTCCTGGAGCCCATGGAGATGCTGCTGCAGCTGATGCTGAAATGGGACCCTGTCCAGAGAGGAGGCAAGACTAATGCTGACAGCAAGAAACCCCTGTGCTTTGAAGTGCTGGAACAGATATTATGCATGAGG GTTGTCCACATCCTGAACATGACCACGGCCCAGGTCCACTCCTTCCAGCTGGCCCCAGATGAGAGCCTCCATAGCCTGCAGCGCCGCATCGAGACTGAGACCAAGATCGAGTTGGTCAACCAGGAGCTGCTGCAGGAGACAGGGGTGtcgctggaccccaggaagcCCGCAGCCCAGTGTGTCCTCGACGGGGTG CGAGGCTGGGACAGTTACATCATCTATTTGTTTGACAAGAGTCTCACCAAGTACTCTGGTCCCTTCAGTGCTAGACAGCTGCCTGATAAAGTCAACACTATTG TGCGGGAGGCTAAGTCCCCGCTGCCCCTGGTGGTGCTGAAGAAGGTGTGGGGCGAGGCGGTGAGCTACATCTGTGGATTGAAGGACGACTACAGCAGACTGTTCCAGGGCCAGAGGGCTGCCAT GCTGAGCCTCCTGCGCTACAACACCAACCTGACCCGGTGCAAGAACGGCATGTTTGCCTTCTCCCAGCAGCTGAAGGCCAAGCTGGACTTCTTCAAGAGCAGTATCCAGTACGACCTGGAGAAGTACAGCGATCAGATGCACTATGGGATCT CCTCTGAGAAGATGCTGAAAGCTTGGCAGGAGAATGAGGAGAAGGCGGCTGCATATGCACAG GTGGCCGAGGTGAGCCACCTGGATGAGGAAATCATGTCGTTACACTCGGAGATCGTGGAGCTGCAGAGGAGTCCCTACGCTCGTCGCCAAGGAGACATCATGGAGCAGCT GGAGGACAAGGCGATTGAACTCTACAAACAACTAAAAATGAAATGCCGAA CGCCTGACCCTGGTGTGAGCAGTGACAGCTCGGAGATGGTTAAAGCCATTATACAGACTGTCCAGAACCAGGACAAGGTCCTGAGAGACCTCTACACACACCTCAG TAAGATCTTATTGAGCAAGCAGAAGATCATTGACCTGTTCCCGCGCATCGAGAAGACACTGGAGAACATCAAGGATGCCGACAACACCGTGATGCAGATGCAgattaagagacagagagagttctgGCACCTATTGAAGATTGCCTGT GCTCAGAATTCTGCAAGGAACTCGATAGCAGCCAGCCCAGAGTCGTCCAACCCTCTGCAGGTGTCCCAGTGGGCCCAGTCTGCCCAGCCCATCAGCTCCCCTCACCCACTCACCTCCCTACCTGGACCCAATGACAG TGATGCTGCCCCACAACTGCTTCAGGAGAACCAGAAGTACCTCAGTCAGCTGACCAGCCTGATGCAAGAAGCTGCTGACGAGCAGTCTAAAAGCGTAGTG gaccaAGATTGGAGCTGGACTAAATATGAAACGTCTACAAAACTGCAAAAACGAAATGTGTGA
- the LOC129829258 gene encoding inhibitor of nuclear factor kappa-B kinase subunit alpha-like isoform X1, whose amino-acid sequence MKYQTMDKPPFRQNQNCGNWELKERLGMGGFAHVYLYQHHDTSEKIAVKMCRLELTARNKDRWSREIQIMKKLNNLNVVTARDVPEEMKHIALNDLPLLAMEYCSKGDLRKMLSKPENCCGLKESEVLSLLNDVGSGIQYLHENKIIHRDLKPENIVLQEVNGKLVHKIIDLGYAKDLDQGSLCTSFVGTLQYLAPELFENKPYTVTVDYWSFGTMIFECSCGFRPFLHNLQPVQWASKVRNKGPKDIMAVEELNGEVRFSTHLPYPNNLSRTLLEPMEMLLQLMLKWDPVQRGGKTNADSKKPLCFEVLEQILCMRVVHILNMTTAQVHSFQLAPDESLHSLQRRIETETKIELVNQELLQETGVSLDPRKPAAQCVLDGVRGWDSYIIYLFDKSLTKYSGPFSARQLPDKVNTIVREAKSPLPLVVLKKVWGEAVSYICGLKDDYSRLFQGQRAAMLSLLRYNTNLTRCKNGMFAFSQQLKAKLDFFKSSIQYDLEKYSDQMHYGISSEKMLKAWQENEEKAAAYAQVAEVSHLDEEIMSLHSEIVELQRSPYARRQGDIMEQLEDKAIELYKQLKMKCRTPDPGVSSDSSEMVKAIIQTVQNQDKVLRDLYTHLSKILLSKQKIIDLFPRIEKTLENIKDADNTVMQMQIKRQREFWHLLKIACAQNSARNSIAASPESSNPLQVSQWAQSAQPISSPHPLTSLPGPNDSDAAPQLLQENQKYLSQLTSLMQEAADEQSKSVVDQDWSWTKYETSTKLQKRNV is encoded by the exons GTTGAATAATCTCAATGTAGTGACAGCCAGAGACGTGCCAGAGGAGATGAAGCACATTGCCTTAAATGACCTTCCACTGCTGGCCATGGAGTACTGTTCCAAGGGAGACCTCAGAAAG ATGCTGAGCAAGCCTGAAAATTGCTGTGGACTGAAAGAAAGTGAAGTACTTTCCCTGCTCAATGacgttg GTTCAGGCATCCAGTATTTGCATGAAAACAAGATCATACACAGAGACCTTAAACCAGAAAACATAGTGCTCCAGGAAGTCAATGGAAAG TTGGTTCACAAAATTATAGACTTGGGCTATGCCAAAGACTTGGACCAGGGGAGTCTGTGCACTTCATTTGTGGGAACACTACAATACCTG GCCCCTGAATTATTTGAGAATAAGCCTTACACTGTCACAGTGGACTACTGGAGTTTTGGCACAATGATATTTGAATGCAGTTGTGGGTTCCGGCCTTTTCTGCACAATCTTCAGCCTGTCCAGTG GGCCAGCAAAGTGCGGAACAAAGGTCCCAAAGACATCATGGCTGTGGAGGAATTGAATGGGGAAGTCAGATTCTCCACACATCTACCATACCCCAACAATCTGAGCAG AACACTCCTGGAGCCCATGGAGATGCTGCTGCAGCTGATGCTGAAATGGGACCCTGTCCAGAGAGGAGGCAAGACTAATGCTGACAGCAAGAAACCCCTGTGCTTTGAAGTGCTGGAACAGATATTATGCATGAGG GTTGTCCACATCCTGAACATGACCACGGCCCAGGTCCACTCCTTCCAGCTGGCCCCAGATGAGAGCCTCCATAGCCTGCAGCGCCGCATCGAGACTGAGACCAAGATCGAGTTGGTCAACCAGGAGCTGCTGCAGGAGACAGGGGTGtcgctggaccccaggaagcCCGCAGCCCAGTGTGTCCTCGACGGGGTG CGAGGCTGGGACAGTTACATCATCTATTTGTTTGACAAGAGTCTCACCAAGTACTCTGGTCCCTTCAGTGCTAGACAGCTGCCTGATAAAGTCAACACTATTG TGCGGGAGGCTAAGTCCCCGCTGCCCCTGGTGGTGCTGAAGAAGGTGTGGGGCGAGGCGGTGAGCTACATCTGTGGATTGAAGGACGACTACAGCAGACTGTTCCAGGGCCAGAGGGCTGCCAT GCTGAGCCTCCTGCGCTACAACACCAACCTGACCCGGTGCAAGAACGGCATGTTTGCCTTCTCCCAGCAGCTGAAGGCCAAGCTGGACTTCTTCAAGAGCAGTATCCAGTACGACCTGGAGAAGTACAGCGATCAGATGCACTATGGGATCT CCTCTGAGAAGATGCTGAAAGCTTGGCAGGAGAATGAGGAGAAGGCGGCTGCATATGCACAG GTGGCCGAGGTGAGCCACCTGGATGAGGAAATCATGTCGTTACACTCGGAGATCGTGGAGCTGCAGAGGAGTCCCTACGCTCGTCGCCAAGGAGACATCATGGAGCAGCT GGAGGACAAGGCGATTGAACTCTACAAACAACTAAAAATGAAATGCCGAA CGCCTGACCCTGGTGTGAGCAGTGACAGCTCGGAGATGGTTAAAGCCATTATACAGACTGTCCAGAACCAGGACAAGGTCCTGAGAGACCTCTACACACACCTCAG TAAGATCTTATTGAGCAAGCAGAAGATCATTGACCTGTTCCCGCGCATCGAGAAGACACTGGAGAACATCAAGGATGCCGACAACACCGTGATGCAGATGCAgattaagagacagagagagttctgGCACCTATTGAAGATTGCCTGT GCTCAGAATTCTGCAAGGAACTCGATAGCAGCCAGCCCAGAGTCGTCCAACCCTCTGCAGGTGTCCCAGTGGGCCCAGTCTGCCCAGCCCATCAGCTCCCCTCACCCACTCACCTCCCTACCTGGACCCAATGACAG TGATGCTGCCCCACAACTGCTTCAGGAGAACCAGAAGTACCTCAGTCAGCTGACCAGCCTGATGCAAGAAGCTGCTGACGAGCAGTCTAAAAGCGTAGTG gaccaAGATTGGAGCTGGACTAAATATGAAACGTCTACAAAACTGCAAAAACGAAATGTGTGA